From a single Flavobacterium sp. genomic region:
- a CDS encoding ribose-phosphate pyrophosphokinase, with amino-acid sequence MLYQEPEAKIFACSQSVYLAEQIAEKYGVQMGKITFSKYSDGEFQPSFEESIRGLRVFLVCSTFPSADNLMELLLMIDAAKRASARHITAVIPYFGWARQDRKDKPRVPIGAKLVAKLLETAGATRIMTMDLHADQIQGFFEKPVDHLFASTIFLPYVRSLNLENLTIASPDMGGSKRAYAYSKFLESDVVVCYKQRKKANVIDTMELIGDVKGRNVILVDDMIDTGGTLAKAADVMMEKGALSVRAICTHPILSGEAYEKIENSQLLELIVTDSIPLRKESKKIRVVSCAPLFAEVMHMVQNNNSISGKFLM; translated from the coding sequence ATGCTGTATCAAGAACCGGAAGCAAAAATTTTTGCATGTTCTCAGAGTGTGTATCTAGCTGAACAAATTGCTGAAAAGTATGGTGTTCAGATGGGTAAAATTACGTTCTCTAAATATAGTGACGGCGAATTTCAGCCTTCTTTTGAAGAATCAATAAGAGGATTGCGTGTATTCCTAGTTTGTTCTACCTTTCCAAGTGCAGACAATTTAATGGAATTATTATTGATGATAGATGCAGCAAAAAGAGCATCTGCCAGACATATTACCGCAGTGATCCCTTACTTTGGTTGGGCAAGACAAGATAGAAAAGACAAGCCAAGAGTGCCAATTGGAGCTAAATTAGTTGCAAAACTATTGGAAACTGCTGGAGCTACTCGAATTATGACGATGGATTTACATGCTGATCAAATTCAAGGTTTCTTTGAAAAACCAGTAGATCATTTGTTTGCTTCAACCATCTTTTTGCCTTATGTGAGAAGTTTAAATCTAGAAAATTTAACCATCGCATCTCCAGATATGGGAGGTTCAAAAAGAGCGTATGCTTATTCTAAATTTTTAGAATCTGATGTAGTAGTTTGTTACAAGCAAAGAAAAAAAGCAAATGTAATTGATACCATGGAGTTAATTGGAGATGTAAAAGGCAGAAATGTTATCTTAGTTGACGATATGATTGACACTGGAGGAACATTAGCTAAAGCAGCTGATGTAATGATGGAAAAAGGCGCATTAAGTGTTAGAGCAATATGTACACATCCTATATTATCGGGTGAAGCGTATGAAAAAATTGAAAACTCTCAATTATTAGAGTTAATTGTTACCGATTCTATTCCGTTACGAAAAGAATCAAAGAAAATCAGAGTGGTAAGTTGTGCTCCATTATTTGCTGAAGTAATGCACATGGTACAAAACAACAACTCTATTAGTGGAAAATTTTTGATGTAA
- the thiL gene encoding thiamine-phosphate kinase: MLENKDQSRTSLSQLGEFGLIEHLTKNFAITHESTLTSIGDDAAVLDFGDKKAVISTDLLVEGVHFDLAYMPLKHLGYKAVVANVSDICAMNATPKQITVSIAVSNRFPLEALEELFEGIALASKIYNVDVIGGDTTSSQKGLIISITAIGEANLEDIVYRNGAKVTDLLVVSGDIGAAYMGLQVLEREKQVFQVNPNNQPVLDDYTYLIERQLKPEARNDVKELLEKLEIKPTAMIDISDGLSSEILHLCKQSNVGCNLYEEKIPVDPQLINVCEEFNLDITTIALSGGEDYELLFTIAMEDFDKIKGNPNFTIIGHMVDAQEGNHLITRANTKIELKARGWNALSE; encoded by the coding sequence ATGTTAGAAAATAAAGACCAATCAAGAACCAGTTTGTCGCAATTAGGTGAATTTGGCTTAATTGAACATTTAACTAAAAACTTTGCCATTACACACGAGTCAACACTTACAAGCATTGGAGACGATGCAGCTGTATTAGATTTTGGCGATAAAAAAGCGGTAATTTCTACTGATTTATTAGTAGAAGGTGTTCATTTTGATTTGGCGTATATGCCTTTAAAACACTTAGGATACAAAGCCGTTGTAGCCAATGTTTCTGATATTTGCGCCATGAATGCGACTCCAAAACAGATTACGGTTTCGATAGCAGTATCGAATCGTTTTCCATTGGAAGCTTTGGAAGAATTATTTGAAGGTATTGCATTGGCCTCAAAAATATACAATGTGGATGTAATTGGTGGTGATACGACTTCTTCTCAAAAAGGATTAATTATTAGTATTACAGCTATTGGTGAAGCTAATTTAGAAGATATTGTGTATCGAAATGGCGCAAAAGTAACCGACTTATTAGTCGTTTCTGGCGATATTGGTGCGGCTTACATGGGATTACAAGTTTTAGAACGCGAAAAACAAGTATTCCAAGTAAATCCAAACAACCAACCCGTTTTAGATGATTACACATATTTAATCGAACGTCAGTTAAAACCAGAAGCACGTAACGATGTTAAAGAATTATTAGAAAAATTAGAAATTAAACCAACTGCTATGATTGATATTTCGGATGGTTTATCGTCTGAAATTTTACATTTATGCAAACAAAGTAATGTAGGTTGTAATTTATACGAAGAGAAAATTCCTGTGGATCCGCAGTTGATTAATGTGTGTGAAGAATTCAATTTAGACATTACCACAATAGCCTTAAGCGGTGGCGAAGATTACGAATTGTTATTCACCATTGCCATGGAAGATTTTGACAAAATTAAAGGGAATCCAAATTTCACCATCATCGGACACATGGTTGATGCTCAAGAAGGGAATCATTTAATTACCAGAGCGAATACGAAGATTGAATTGAAAGCTAGAGGATGGAATGCTTTAAGTGAGTAA
- a CDS encoding regulatory protein RecX encodes MKRDFKPINIDEIRAKMEYYCAYQERCYKEVEEKLYSFSRNQSEKDEILTYLIENNFINEERFAQSFVRGKHNYKFWGKNRIVNELKFRNISSRNIQTALKEIPETVYIENFHKLAEKNWESITAPKGPKKNKKFVDFLLRKGYETNLIYEKLNELDNETMCQ; translated from the coding sequence ATGAAAAGGGATTTTAAACCAATAAATATAGATGAAATTCGAGCTAAGATGGAATATTACTGCGCTTACCAAGAGCGTTGTTACAAAGAAGTAGAAGAAAAACTGTATTCGTTTAGTCGTAATCAATCGGAAAAAGATGAAATTTTAACCTATCTTATCGAAAATAATTTCATCAATGAAGAACGATTTGCCCAGAGTTTTGTTCGCGGCAAACACAATTATAAATTTTGGGGTAAAAACCGCATTGTAAACGAATTAAAATTTCGAAACATCTCTTCTCGAAATATTCAAACTGCTTTAAAAGAGATTCCTGAGACTGTTTATATAGAAAATTTCCACAAATTAGCGGAGAAAAATTGGGAAAGTATTACCGCGCCAAAAGGCCCAAAAAAGAATAAAAAATTTGTAGATTTCTTACTTCGTAAAGGCTATGAAACGAATTTGATTTATGAGAAGTTGAATGAATTAGACAATGAGACAATGTGCCAATGA
- a CDS encoding glycine--tRNA ligase, translating into MAKQDDIFKNVVSHAKEYGFIFPSSEIYDGLSAVYDYAQNGVELKKNIREYWWKAMVQMHENIVGLDAAILMHPTTWKASGHVDAFNDPLIDNKDSKKRYRADVLIEDYAEKLNQKAQKEIDKARERFGASFDEEQYKTTNPRVMEYLSKKKEILERMARSLETENLADVKALIEELEIACPDSGSKNWTDVKQFNLMFGTKLGASAENAMDLYLRPETAQGIFVNFLNVQKTGRMKIPFGIAQTGKAFRNEIVARQFIFRMREFEQMEMQFFVKPGEEMKWYEYWKTTRLNWHLSLGLGKENYRFHDHEKLAHYANAAADIEFNFPFGFKELEGIHSRTDFDLKAHEQFSGKKLQYFDNDTNSNYTPYVVETSVGLDRMFLAVFSKALQEETLEDGSTRTVLRLPSVLAPTKAAVLPLVKKDGLPEVANKIIEDLKWDFNVAYDEKDAVGRRYRRQDALGTPFCITVDHQTLEDETVTIRHRDSMQQDRVKISELRNIINNEVSMRNWLMKM; encoded by the coding sequence ATGGCAAAACAAGACGATATATTTAAGAATGTAGTTTCGCATGCAAAAGAGTACGGATTTATTTTTCCGTCAAGCGAAATTTACGATGGTTTAAGCGCGGTATATGACTACGCCCAAAATGGTGTGGAGTTAAAAAAGAACATCCGCGAATATTGGTGGAAAGCAATGGTGCAAATGCACGAAAATATTGTAGGTTTAGACGCTGCAATTTTGATGCATCCAACTACATGGAAAGCTTCAGGTCACGTAGATGCTTTTAACGATCCATTAATTGATAATAAAGATTCTAAAAAAAGATACCGTGCCGATGTTTTAATTGAGGATTACGCCGAAAAATTAAATCAAAAAGCACAAAAAGAAATTGACAAAGCACGCGAACGTTTTGGCGCTTCCTTTGATGAAGAGCAATACAAAACTACGAATCCACGTGTGATGGAATACTTGTCTAAAAAGAAAGAAATTCTTGAAAGAATGGCGCGTTCTTTAGAGACCGAAAACCTTGCTGATGTAAAAGCTTTAATCGAAGAATTAGAGATTGCTTGTCCAGATAGTGGTTCAAAAAATTGGACCGATGTGAAGCAATTCAACTTAATGTTCGGAACAAAATTAGGAGCTTCTGCTGAAAACGCAATGGATTTATACTTGCGTCCAGAAACAGCTCAAGGTATTTTCGTAAACTTTTTAAACGTTCAAAAAACCGGTCGTATGAAAATTCCGTTCGGGATTGCTCAAACAGGTAAAGCGTTTAGAAACGAAATTGTTGCAAGACAATTTATTTTCCGTATGCGTGAGTTTGAACAAATGGAAATGCAGTTTTTCGTGAAACCAGGAGAAGAAATGAAATGGTACGAATACTGGAAAACAACACGTTTAAATTGGCATTTATCGCTTGGTTTAGGAAAGGAAAATTATCGTTTCCACGACCATGAAAAATTAGCTCACTATGCTAACGCTGCGGCTGATATCGAATTCAATTTCCCATTCGGATTTAAAGAATTGGAAGGAATTCACTCGAGAACCGATTTCGATTTAAAAGCACACGAACAATTTTCAGGTAAAAAATTACAATATTTTGATAACGACACGAATTCAAACTATACACCGTATGTCGTAGAAACTTCAGTTGGTTTAGATAGAATGTTCTTAGCGGTTTTCTCTAAAGCGTTACAAGAAGAAACGTTAGAAGATGGTTCAACTAGAACAGTTTTACGTTTGCCTTCAGTTTTAGCACCTACAAAAGCAGCAGTTTTGCCATTGGTTAAAAAAGATGGTTTGCCAGAAGTTGCCAATAAAATCATCGAAGATTTAAAATGGGATTTCAATGTCGCTTACGATGAAAAAGATGCGGTAGGAAGACGTTACAGAAGACAAGACGCTTTAGGAACGCCATTCTGTATTACGGTTGATCATCAAACCTTAGAAGATGAAACAGTAACAATCCGTCACAGAGATTCTATGCAACAAGATAGAGTGAAGATTTCAGAATTACGCAATATCATCAATAATGAAGTTTCTATGCGAAACTGGTTGATGAAAATGTAA
- a CDS encoding type II toxin-antitoxin system YafQ family toxin, with amino-acid sequence MYSISFTNKFKKDYKLCVKRGYDIEKLQTVITLLKETGKLPAQYKPHKLSGNYTGLWECHIKPDWLLVWLQDDNKLTLILTNTGTHSDLF; translated from the coding sequence GTGTATTCTATTTCATTTACTAATAAGTTCAAAAAAGACTACAAACTTTGTGTAAAGCGTGGTTATGATATTGAAAAATTACAAACAGTAATTACATTATTAAAAGAAACTGGAAAGTTGCCAGCACAATATAAACCTCACAAATTATCGGGAAATTATACTGGATTATGGGAATGTCATATAAAACCCGATTGGTTATTAGTTTGGTTGCAAGATGATAACAAACTAACACTAATCCTTACAAATACTGGAACTCACAGCGATTTATTTTAG
- a CDS encoding M43 family zinc metalloprotease: MKKITLFLFYLTFLFSINIVGQVKKKAVRFGNEFTSEKRSPDGHIRCATDEYEAFLQANHPERMNREQFETFLASRNKSNNKDYLNEINSEAGGIIYIPVVVHVIHNGDAYGVNENITDEQVQSQITVMNQDYRRMAGTPGFNNNAVGADVQIEFVLAKVDPNGNPTNGINRVNLCQAYWEMGTIDSTVKPTTIWNPTQYMNMWSVNFGGTSADLLGYAQFPSTGTTTANTDGVVAGYSYFGSQSIYPAGNFSAPYNQGRTMTHEVGHFLGLYHTFQGGCSGENATAGDLCADTPAVATANYGCTATNSCPTGASDMIANYMDYTDDSCMNIFTVNQKARITAVMSTLTGFPRRKDLRTSNKDQAIPLFATDAEVKIENLCGGSVQPTCTTPNPTSPAKSVLLYNRGTSNLTAATLSYNMNGGTNYTQNWTGNLAPNKYALVTLTNSTANGLLTVSIASANGTTDQRTTNNTATKTFGTSGSLAYANSTSFTFNLTGDAYGSETTWTLKNQAGTTLYSGGPYTDQTTGGTFPLVTNQVWNLPANGCYYLTVSDSWGDGLFDGTGQGFYTVTAGSTTVVNVTDFVASGNPNNTLISRVSYFTNNASLSTDTFSLLEDVSLYPNPSNSFFTINVPDGIERTGKIEIYNNLGQRIDGKSIQSESDLNVNVSSYADGVYFLNLTIGGGSKTLKFIKN, from the coding sequence ATGAAAAAAATTACATTATTCTTATTTTATTTAACTTTCTTATTTTCTATCAACATAGTAGGTCAAGTAAAAAAGAAAGCTGTGCGTTTTGGAAATGAATTTACTTCTGAAAAAAGAAGTCCTGATGGTCATATTCGATGCGCTACAGATGAATACGAAGCGTTTTTACAGGCAAATCATCCCGAAAGGATGAATAGAGAACAATTTGAGACTTTTCTTGCTTCCCGCAATAAATCAAATAATAAAGACTATTTAAACGAAATTAATTCTGAAGCTGGCGGAATAATTTACATTCCAGTTGTTGTGCATGTAATTCACAATGGTGATGCTTATGGTGTTAATGAAAACATAACAGACGAGCAGGTGCAATCACAAATAACTGTAATGAATCAAGATTACAGAAGAATGGCAGGAACCCCTGGATTTAATAATAATGCTGTTGGTGCCGACGTACAAATTGAATTTGTATTAGCAAAAGTTGACCCTAACGGAAATCCAACGAATGGAATTAACAGAGTTAACTTGTGCCAAGCCTACTGGGAAATGGGTACTATAGACTCTACTGTAAAACCAACAACAATTTGGAACCCTACTCAATACATGAATATGTGGTCTGTTAATTTTGGCGGAACATCTGCAGACCTTTTAGGATATGCACAATTCCCAAGCACCGGAACGACAACCGCAAATACAGATGGAGTTGTCGCTGGTTACAGTTATTTTGGAAGTCAGAGTATTTATCCTGCAGGAAATTTTTCAGCTCCTTACAACCAAGGAAGAACTATGACTCATGAAGTAGGTCATTTCTTAGGGCTTTACCACACGTTCCAAGGAGGTTGTTCAGGAGAGAATGCAACAGCAGGGGATTTATGTGCAGACACACCTGCAGTAGCTACTGCTAATTATGGTTGTACAGCGACTAATTCGTGTCCAACAGGTGCTAGCGATATGATTGCAAACTATATGGATTATACTGATGACTCTTGTATGAATATTTTTACTGTTAATCAAAAAGCAAGAATAACAGCTGTTATGAGTACTCTTACTGGATTCCCAAGAAGAAAAGACTTAAGAACATCTAATAAAGACCAAGCAATACCATTATTTGCAACAGATGCTGAAGTAAAAATTGAAAACTTATGTGGTGGTTCTGTGCAACCTACTTGTACAACTCCTAATCCTACTTCTCCTGCAAAATCTGTTTTATTGTATAACAGAGGAACTTCAAATTTAACTGCTGCTACATTAAGCTACAACATGAATGGTGGAACCAACTATACACAAAACTGGACTGGAAATCTTGCGCCGAATAAATATGCTTTAGTTACTTTAACAAACTCAACAGCTAATGGATTATTAACTGTATCAATAGCATCCGCAAACGGAACAACTGACCAAAGAACTACTAACAATACTGCAACTAAAACATTTGGAACTAGCGGTTCATTAGCTTATGCTAATTCAACTTCGTTCACTTTCAATTTAACAGGAGATGCCTATGGTAGTGAAACAACTTGGACTTTAAAAAATCAAGCTGGAACTACTTTATATAGTGGGGGTCCATATACCGACCAAACAACAGGAGGAACATTTCCTTTAGTTACAAATCAAGTATGGAATTTACCAGCAAATGGTTGTTATTATTTAACAGTTAGTGATTCTTGGGGTGATGGATTATTTGATGGCACAGGACAAGGTTTCTACACTGTAACTGCTGGAAGCACAACAGTTGTAAATGTAACTGATTTTGTTGCTAGCGGCAACCCTAATAATACTTTAATTTCTAGAGTAAGTTATTTTACAAATAATGCTTCGCTTTCAACAGACACCTTTAGTTTGTTAGAAGATGTGAGTTTATATCCAAACCCTTCTAATTCATTTTTCACAATTAATGTTCCTGATGGAATTGAGAGAACTGGAAAAATCGAAATATACAATAATCTTGGACAAAGAATAGATGGAAAATCAATTCAATCTGAATCTGATTTAAATGTCAATGTTTCTAGTTATGCTGATGGTGTTTATTTTTTAAACTTAACTATTGGAGGTGGATCTAAAACTTTAAAATTTATAAAAAATTAA
- the pth gene encoding aminoacyl-tRNA hydrolase encodes MNWFLTLFKKNKQEDTIRMKKFLIVGLGNIGSEYANTRHNIGFKVLDYIAIQEGISFQTVKLGEIAELKIKGRTLLLLKPNTFMNLSGKAVKYWLEKENIEKENMLVITDDLNLAFGTIRIKTKGSDGGHNGLKNIQLLLNSSEYPRFRFGISDAFKKGQQVNYVLGEWDAEEKEKLKERLEISSEIVKSFALAGLNNTMNTFNGK; translated from the coding sequence ATGAACTGGTTTTTAACTCTATTTAAGAAAAACAAACAAGAAGACACTATTCGAATGAAGAAATTTCTAATCGTTGGGCTTGGAAACATAGGCTCAGAATATGCAAACACAAGACACAATATTGGTTTTAAAGTTTTAGATTACATAGCCATCCAAGAAGGCATTTCATTTCAAACAGTAAAATTGGGTGAAATTGCCGAGCTAAAAATAAAAGGGAGAACTTTATTGTTATTGAAGCCAAATACCTTCATGAATTTGAGTGGTAAAGCGGTTAAATATTGGTTAGAAAAAGAAAACATTGAAAAAGAAAATATGTTGGTCATAACAGATGATTTAAATTTAGCTTTTGGAACCATCCGAATAAAAACCAAAGGAAGCGATGGCGGTCATAACGGGCTTAAGAACATTCAATTACTATTAAACTCATCAGAATATCCACGCTTTAGATTTGGAATTAGTGATGCCTTTAAAAAAGGACAACAAGTCAACTATGTTTTGGGCGAATGGGATGCTGAAGAAAAAGAAAAACTAAAAGAAAGACTTGAAATCAGTTCAGAAATAGTAAAATCGTTTGCCTTAGCTGGTTTAAACAATACCATGAATACTTTTAATGGAAAATAA
- a CDS encoding dipeptidase has protein sequence MDNIKQYVQENKERFLNELIELLKIPSVSADSAYAHDVVVTAEAVKESLVKAGCDFVELCETPGYPIVYGEKIINKNLPTVLVYGHYDVQPPDPMELWTSPPFEPVIKTTEIHPEGAIFARGACDDKGQMYMHVKAFEYMIQNNCLPCNVKFMIEGEEEVGSKSLGWFVERNQEKLANDVILISDTGMISNQQPSITTGLRGLSYVEVEVTGPNRDLHSGLYGGAVANPINVLTKMIASLHDENNHITIPGFYDKVEELSAAERAEMAKAPFSLEKYKNALAIDEVYGEAGYVTNERNSIRPTLDVNGIWGGYTGEGAKTVIASKAFAKISMRLVPNQDWEEITLLFKNHFESIAPKSVKVKVTPHHGGQGYVTPIDSVGYRAANKAYTETFGVPAIPVRSGGSIPIVALFEKELKSKTILMGFGLDSDAIHSPNEHFGVFNYLKGIETIPLFYKYFTEMTK, from the coding sequence ATGGACAATATAAAACAATACGTTCAAGAAAATAAAGAGCGTTTCTTAAATGAATTAATTGAGCTTTTAAAGATTCCTTCTGTAAGTGCGGATAGTGCTTATGCTCATGATGTGGTAGTAACTGCCGAGGCTGTAAAAGAAAGTTTAGTAAAAGCAGGATGTGATTTTGTAGAACTTTGCGAAACACCAGGTTATCCGATAGTTTACGGAGAAAAAATAATAAATAAGAATTTGCCAACAGTTTTAGTGTATGGTCATTACGATGTGCAACCACCAGATCCAATGGAATTATGGACATCACCACCCTTTGAGCCTGTTATTAAGACTACAGAAATTCATCCAGAAGGCGCTATTTTTGCGCGTGGTGCATGTGATGATAAAGGTCAAATGTATATGCATGTGAAAGCTTTTGAATACATGATTCAAAATAATTGCTTGCCATGTAATGTAAAATTTATGATTGAAGGTGAGGAAGAAGTAGGTTCAAAAAGCTTGGGTTGGTTTGTAGAAAGAAATCAAGAAAAATTGGCTAACGATGTAATCTTAATTTCGGATACTGGAATGATTTCAAATCAACAGCCTTCTATTACAACAGGTTTGAGAGGTTTGAGTTATGTTGAGGTAGAAGTTACAGGACCTAATAGAGATTTACACTCTGGTTTATATGGTGGCGCAGTTGCAAATCCAATCAATGTGTTGACCAAAATGATAGCTTCGTTACACGATGAAAATAATCACATTACTATTCCTGGTTTTTATGACAAAGTAGAAGAATTATCGGCTGCTGAAAGAGCTGAAATGGCAAAAGCCCCTTTTTCATTAGAAAAATATAAAAATGCTTTAGCTATTGACGAAGTTTATGGAGAAGCAGGATATGTAACTAATGAAAGAAATTCTATTCGTCCTACTTTAGATGTAAACGGAATTTGGGGTGGATATACTGGTGAAGGAGCTAAAACAGTTATTGCAAGTAAAGCATTTGCTAAAATATCAATGCGTTTAGTGCCAAACCAAGATTGGGAAGAAATTACTCTGTTATTCAAAAATCATTTTGAAAGTATCGCGCCAAAATCGGTTAAAGTAAAAGTAACGCCTCATCATGGAGGACAAGGCTATGTTACACCAATTGACAGCGTTGGATATAGAGCGGCAAATAAAGCTTATACAGAGACTTTTGGAGTTCCTGCTATTCCAGTTCGTTCTGGGGGTAGTATTCCTATTGTTGCTTTATTTGAAAAAGAATTAAAGTCTAAAACGATTTTAATGGGATTTGGATTAGATAGTGATGCAATTCACTCACCCAATGAACATTTTGGAGTTTTCAATTACCTAAAAGGAATCGAAACCATTCCATTATTCTACAAGTATTTCACTGAAATGACAAAATAA
- a CDS encoding bifunctional riboflavin kinase/FAD synthetase, with translation MKIYNSLTSFTSSRKTIVTIGTFDGVHLGHKSILDKLTQATNKGAYETVVLTFFPHPRMVLQQDVAIKLLNTIDEKATLLENYGIDALIIHPFDTAFSNLSAEEFVKNILVDQLNIHKIIIGYDHRFGKNRTADINDLISFGEKYDFEVAQIGAEEIDEIAISSTKIRKALLEGDVKLANQYLGYSYFISGKVIEGKKIGRTIGFPTANIEINENYKLLPKNGVYVVSSAINNIVYFGMMNIGNNPTIGDNEQTIEVHFFELNQDIYGENIQISILKHIREEQKFSNIDELKIQLEHDKAFSQNYLKNLI, from the coding sequence TTGAAAATATACAATTCACTTACATCTTTTACCAGTTCAAGAAAAACAATTGTAACAATTGGTACTTTTGACGGAGTTCATCTAGGACATAAATCTATACTAGATAAATTGACTCAAGCAACAAATAAAGGAGCATATGAAACAGTTGTCCTTACCTTTTTTCCTCACCCAAGAATGGTACTACAACAAGACGTTGCTATTAAATTATTAAACACCATTGATGAAAAAGCAACACTACTTGAAAATTACGGAATTGACGCCTTAATTATTCATCCATTTGATACCGCTTTTTCTAATTTATCTGCTGAAGAATTTGTAAAAAACATTTTAGTAGACCAATTAAACATCCATAAAATTATTATTGGTTATGATCATCGTTTTGGAAAAAACAGAACCGCTGATATTAATGATTTGATTTCATTTGGCGAAAAATATGATTTTGAAGTAGCACAAATTGGTGCTGAAGAAATTGATGAAATTGCAATTAGTTCCACTAAAATTAGAAAAGCTTTATTAGAAGGCGATGTTAAATTAGCCAATCAATATTTAGGCTATTCCTATTTTATTTCGGGAAAAGTGATTGAAGGTAAAAAAATAGGAAGAACTATAGGTTTTCCTACAGCGAATATCGAGATAAATGAAAACTACAAATTACTGCCTAAAAATGGCGTTTATGTTGTTTCTAGTGCTATAAATAATATTGTTTATTTTGGGATGATGAACATTGGAAACAACCCAACTATTGGTGATAACGAACAAACCATTGAAGTTCATTTTTTTGAACTAAATCAGGATATTTATGGAGAAAATATACAAATCTCTATACTGAAACACATTCGAGAAGAACAAAAATTCAGCAACATTGATGAATTAAAAATCCAACTTGAACACGACAAAGCTTTTTCTCAAAACTATCTTAAGAATTTGATTTAG
- a CDS encoding type II toxin-antitoxin system RelB/DinJ family antitoxin gives MEVIIKFDQRKKETKALLEYLKSLPYIKVETHEPRYNAATEKAIQDAKKGIGVTEVKSVDELFKKLSA, from the coding sequence ATGGAAGTAATTATAAAATTTGACCAACGTAAAAAAGAGACTAAAGCACTGCTTGAGTATCTTAAAAGTTTACCATACATAAAGGTTGAAACCCATGAACCTCGTTATAATGCTGCAACTGAAAAAGCTATTCAAGACGCCAAAAAGGGAATTGGTGTAACCGAAGTAAAAAGTGTAGATGAGTTGTTTAAGAAATTAAGCGCATAG
- a CDS encoding 50S ribosomal protein L25/general stress protein Ctc: MKSITIKGSERENVGKKATKAVRDAGMVPCVIYGGNQPVHFVADERAFKDLVYTPNAHTVVIELNGASYNVIMQDIQFHPVSDKILHIDFFQLSDDKEIIMEVPVKITGTSPGVLLGGVLRLNQRRLKVKALPKNLPDFVEASISELEMGNKLYVTKLETNNFKLMHPDNTVVCQVRISRAAMKAAQEAAKAEKGGKKKK, from the coding sequence ATGAAATCAATTACGATTAAAGGATCAGAAAGAGAAAACGTAGGTAAAAAGGCAACTAAAGCCGTACGTGATGCTGGAATGGTTCCTTGCGTTATCTACGGAGGAAATCAGCCAGTTCATTTTGTTGCAGACGAAAGAGCATTTAAAGATTTAGTTTACACTCCAAACGCACACACAGTTGTAATTGAGTTAAACGGAGCGTCTTATAATGTAATTATGCAAGACATTCAGTTTCACCCAGTTTCTGATAAAATTTTACACATTGACTTTTTCCAATTAAGTGATGACAAAGAAATCATCATGGAAGTACCAGTTAAAATCACTGGAACTTCTCCAGGGGTATTATTAGGAGGTGTTTTGCGTTTAAACCAACGTCGTTTAAAAGTGAAAGCTTTACCTAAAAACTTACCTGACTTTGTTGAAGCAAGTATTTCTGAATTAGAAATGGGTAATAAATTGTATGTGACTAAATTAGAAACAAACAATTTCAAATTAATGCACCCAGACAACACTGTTGTTTGTCAAGTAAGAATTTCTCGTGCTGCAATGAAAGCTGCTCAAGAAGCTGCAAAAGCAGAAAAAGGTGGAAAAAAGAAAAAATAA